The proteins below come from a single Fusobacterium nucleatum genomic window:
- the cbiG gene encoding cobalt-precorrin 5A hydrolase, with translation MKLAFWTVTKGAGNIAREYKEKLKEHLKDYDIDVFTLRKYDVENTIQIEDFTSNINEKFSQYDGHIFIMASGIVIRKIASLIGTKDKDPAVLLIDEGKHFVISLLSGHLGGANELTYSLANILKLVPIITTSSDITGKIAVDTISQKLNAELEDLKSAKDVTSLIVNGQKVNILLPKNVEVSDKNSADGFILVSNRKNIEYTRIYPKNLILGIGCKKDTKAEDILSAIENCLDKNNLDIKSVKKIATVDVKENEQGLINAAKFLNLDLEIISREEIKKIQNQFEGSDFVEKTIGVRAVSEPVALLSSTGNGKFLVMKEKYNGITISIYEEEIEIYE, from the coding sequence ATGAAATTAGCATTTTGGACTGTAACCAAAGGAGCAGGAAATATTGCAAGAGAGTATAAAGAAAAGTTAAAAGAACATTTAAAAGACTATGATATAGATGTTTTTACTTTAAGAAAATATGATGTAGAAAATACAATACAGATAGAAGATTTTACCTCCAATATAAATGAAAAATTTTCTCAGTATGATGGACATATTTTCATAATGGCAAGTGGGATTGTGATAAGAAAGATAGCAAGTTTAATAGGAACAAAAGATAAAGACCCTGCTGTGCTTTTGATAGATGAAGGAAAACATTTTGTAATTTCTCTTTTATCAGGGCATTTAGGTGGTGCAAATGAGTTGACATATTCACTTGCAAATATCTTAAAACTTGTTCCTATTATCACAACGAGTTCAGATATTACGGGTAAAATAGCAGTGGATACTATATCTCAGAAATTAAATGCAGAACTTGAAGATTTAAAATCTGCCAAAGATGTAACATCTCTTATAGTTAATGGGCAAAAAGTAAATATACTTTTACCTAAAAATGTTGAGGTGAGTGATAAAAATTCAGCTGATGGTTTTATTTTAGTATCAAATAGGAAAAATATTGAATATACTAGAATTTATCCTAAAAATTTAATTTTAGGTATAGGTTGTAAGAAAGATACAAAAGCAGAAGATATTTTATCTGCTATTGAAAATTGTTTAGATAAAAATAATTTGGATATAAAATCGGTAAAAAAAATAGCAACTGTTGATGTAAAAGAAAATGAACAAGGCTTAATAAATGCTGCAAAATTTTTAAATTTAGATTTGGAAATAATTTCAAGAGAGGAAATAAAAAAAATTCAAAATCAATTTGAAGGTTCAGATTTTGTAGAAAAAACTATTGGAGTAAGAGCTGTATCAGAGCCTGTTGCACTTTTATCATCAACAGGAAATGGAAAATTTTTAGTAATGAAAGAAAAATACAATGGTATAACAATTTCAATTTATGAAGAGGAGATAGAAATATATGAGTAA
- a CDS encoding TIGR03915 family putative DNA repair protein gives MPNYYYDGSFDGLLTVIYIAYKDRKNNALRITVKTEQLLLELDDINVITDFSKARHVEKAICNKLSQNFLNNIQTCFLSSDKNKDTVIVHTIYKALKQGEEIFNSLDEHAFHMNKLIKQVLNERHKYLGLLRFKEMKDGTMFSTIEPKNNVLPILISHFIKRMKRERFAIYDKKRKMIAYYDTKKVEIFFVKSLEIEWSDEEIEYSELWKTFHKSISIKERENKKLQQSNLPKYYWKHLVENM, from the coding sequence ATGCCAAATTATTATTATGATGGAAGTTTTGATGGACTACTAACAGTTATTTATATAGCATATAAAGATAGAAAAAATAATGCACTTAGAATAACAGTTAAAACTGAACAACTTCTCTTAGAACTTGATGATATTAATGTTATAACTGATTTTTCTAAAGCTAGACATGTTGAAAAAGCTATATGCAATAAATTGTCACAAAATTTTTTAAATAATATACAAACATGTTTTTTATCATCTGATAAAAATAAGGATACTGTAATAGTTCATACAATATACAAAGCATTAAAACAAGGAGAAGAAATTTTTAATTCTCTTGATGAGCACGCTTTTCATATGAATAAACTTATAAAGCAAGTATTAAATGAAAGACATAAATATCTTGGATTACTAAGATTTAAAGAAATGAAAGATGGAACGATGTTTTCAACTATTGAACCTAAAAATAATGTTCTTCCTATTCTAATTTCCCATTTCATAAAAAGAATGAAAAGAGAAAGATTTGCAATTTATGATAAAAAAAGGAAAATGATAGCTTACTATGACACAAAAAAAGTTGAAATTTTCTTTGTAAAATCTCTTGAAATAGAATGGAGTGATGAAGAAATAGAGTATTCAGAGCTTTGGAAAACTTTTCATAAAAGTATTTCAATAAAAGAAAGAGAAAATAAAAAACTTCAACAAAGTAATCTTCCAAAATATTATTGGAAACATCTTGTGGAGAATATGTAG